The sequence below is a genomic window from Haloferax mediterranei ATCC 33500.
CGAGTACCGCAACACCAACGGCGACACCCAGCAGTCGAAGTCGCTCCTGATGAACGCCGAGGTGAAGCACAAACAGAACCTGTTCGACGTGACGCCGAAAAGCAGGTCTCTCGAAGCGGGTGGCTCGAAGGTCGTCACGCTCGTCGTGACCAACAACGGCGACGAGACGTACCGTAACATCGACGCGGAGGCGAGCGCTGACAGTCCGCTTTCGCTCGCCGACGAAACCGCCTTCATCGACGAACTCGCTCCCGGTGAATCGACCGAGATTCCCGTCGAACTGAGCGCGAGCTCTTCGGCGAACCTGAAGACCTACTCGTTCGACATCGACTTCCAGTACGAGAACGAGGACGGCGAGCAGAAACTCTCCGAGCAGTATCCCGTCCCCGTCGAGGTGACCGACTCGTCGGGTGGTGGCGGTCTCTCGATGTCCCTCGTTGGCGGCATCCTCATCGTCGGGCTCGGTATCGTCGGCTTCCTCTGGTACCGCCGCTAACCGCCCCACTTTCCCCTCACAATGATTGACTACGAAGTGTACGTCGACCGCCTTGGCGAGTACATCGTCACGAACCCCGGCAGAGTCGTCGCGCTGTTCTTCGTGCTGACACTCGTCTTCGGTGCCGGTCTCGGGAATATCTCGACCGACGCCGGAACCTCGCAGTTCACCGAGGACTCGCCTGCACAGGAAGCGCTCGATGACGTTAACCGTGAGTTCAACCCGACGTTCGAGACGAGTTCCGGGAGTACACAACTCATCCAACGGGACGAGAACGTGCTGTCGAAACCGGCGATGCTCGACATGTTGCGGCTCCAAGAGCGCGTCTTGGACCGTCCCGGCCTTCGCACCACCTCCGCGTCGAGTGTCGCATCGACGGTCGCTCAGACGCTCGACCCGTCGGCGGAGACGCTCGACGAGCAGATTGACGCGCTCGAATCGGCGTCGCCGAGCGAAGTCCGCGCCGCGGCCAAGCGGGCAACTGCGAACCCGCAGGTTGCGTCGTTGTTGAGCGACGATTTCAACCGTGAATCCGTCAGCGCCTCTTCGACTATCGGCGTCGTCAGCCACGAGGTTCCCGGACTCTCGTCGACCGCCGGGACTTCGGGAACGAGTCCGATGACCGGTATCCAAGAAGAGATACAGACGATGACCTCCGTCGCCGACAGCGACATTCGCGTGTTCGGCAGCGGTATCATCTCCAGTGAGTTGGGGAACGTCATTTCCGACTCGCTGTTGCTCGTCGTCCCCGCGGCGGTGCTCCTCATCTTCGGGTTCCTCGTCATCGCGTACCGCGACCCTATCGACCTGCTACTCGGGGTTATCTCGCTTCTCTTGGCGGTTATCTGGACGTTCGGGTTTATGGGTCTCGCAGATATCGCGTTCAGCCAGATGCTCATCGCGGTTCCGCCGCTTCTCTTGGCGGTCGGTATCGACTTCGGGCTTCACGCAGTGAACCGCTACCGCGAAGAGCGCGTGAAGGATATCTCCCCCGTTCCGTCGATGCGGACGACCGTCAAACAACTCTCCATCGCGTTCTTCATCGTCACCGGGACGACGGTCCTCGGGTTCCTCGCGAACGTCACGAGCGACCTCGCACCCATCCGCGACTTCGGTCTCGTCGCGGCGGTCGGTATCCTGTTTACCTTCCTCATCTTCGGGGTGTTCCTCCCGGCGGCGAAGCTCTATGCGGACCAACTTCGCGAGCAGTATGACGTCCCCAAATTCGGGTCGACGCCGCTGGGCAACGAAGGCGGGCTACTCGCCCGGGTGCTTTCTGTCGGTGTCGTCATCGGCCGCAAGGCACCTCGTGCGTTCCTCGTCGGTATCCTGCTGACGACCGTCGTCGCGGGTGCATACGGGACCGGCGTCGATACGACGTTCTCACAGGAAGACTTCCTCCCGCCGGAGGAACAGCCCGCATATCTGCAAGACCTCCCTGAGCCGTTCAAACCCGGCGTCTACACCGTTACGAAGGACCTGAACTACCTCGAAGACAACTTCGAAACGACGCAAGGCGACAGCGTGACGATTTACGCCGAAGGGAAACTGAGACGGGACTCCGCGCTGGAAGAGCTATACCGCGCCGGTACGAGTCCGCCCGACTCGTTCGTCACCGAGGACCGCCGTGCTGAATCGAAGAGTATCATCACGGTCATCCAGAGCTACGCGGCTCAGGACCCCGAATTTGCGGCACTCGTCGCCCGGAACGACGCCGACGGCAACGGCGTCCCCGACGACAACCTCGAAACGATATACGACGAACTGCTCGCCTCGCCCGTCTCCGGGCAGGCGTCGTCGTACATCACCGAGGATTACCGCAAGACTCGCGTTGTCTACACGGTCGAGGCCGACGCCTCGCAGGACGACATCGTCGCCGACGGGAAACACGTCGCAGAAGAGCTTCGCATGAAAGGCACTGCGACCGGAAGCACGGTCGTGTTCAAGGACATCTCTGATACTATCTTCATGTCCGCTATCGAGAGCCTCACGGTCGCGCTCTTGGCGACAGCACTGTTCTTGATTCTCATCTATCAGCTCCTCGAAGGACAGTGGACGCTCGGCGTGGTCAACCTCGTTCCCATCGTCGTCTCGCTCGCACTTCTCGCGGGGTCGATGCGGTATCTCGGTATTCCGCTGAACGCGTTGACGGCGACCATCCTCTCGATTGCAATCGGGTTGGGTATCGACTACTCCGCCCACGTCGTCCACCGGTTCGCCGACGAGTACAACGACTCCAACCTCAACGAGGCGCTGCACATGACCGTCAGCGGGACTGGCGGCGCACTGACCGGGAGTATGCTGACGACGACGACCGGTCTCGGCGTCCTCGCAATCGCAATCACCCCCGTCCTCGGACAGTTCGGCGTCGTGACCGCACTGAGTATCTTCTACTCGTATCTCACCGCGCTCGTCGTGACGCCGCCGACCCTCGTGGTCTGGGAACAGCTGACGCAGCAGACCGAATCGACTCCGACAGCACCCTGATAGCCCACGACCAGAACCACTCCTGAAACAGCCCCACTATGCCAGAACCACGCGCCAAACAACCTTTTTCGACTCGGCCGCCTGCAACGCGCACGGTGGCTCCGGTCGTTTACCCCTGCCCATACGCTCGAATCGTCCGCAGAACAGCCCCACGGTGAATCACACGCCAACCGAACTCCAAACCCCACACGACACATTACAAACGGAACTCACATGACCAAGAACCACCCGAACCAAACTATGTCCAAACGCGCAATGGTTCGTCCATTGATTGCCGCAGTGCTCGGTATCCCCATTATGGGGTTTGGCCACCTCTTCCTGCGGCGCTGGCGACGTGCCTTGCTCTGGATGGCGCTTGCTGTCTCTGTTGGCCTGTTGTTTGTCCCTGAGAGTGCGCGCGAATTGCTAATCACCGGTGGGTCGGTACCACCTCTCATGGATGTCCTGCCTCTTCTCGTGGTGAATCTCGTAAGCGTGGTCGACGCATTCTTGCTCGGGATGAAGCAGGTCGCCGAATCGACCCGCGCTGAAATGCTCGATGAGGACATAGAAACGGTCTCTTGCCCGCAGTGCGGGCGCGAAGTCGACCCGGGCCTCGGCTTCTGTCACTGGTGTACCACCCGCCTCGACGAACCGATAGACGACTGAATTACTACGGACACAATATGGACGACGAACGAATCGACACCGGGCGAAGCGAGACCGAGCAGGCGATTATGGACGCCACGCTCAGAGCACTCGCAGAACACGGTTACGCGGACCTTTCGATAAAGAACATCGGCACGGAGTTCGAAAAAAGCACCTCACTCCTGTACTATCACTACGAGAACAAAGACGAACTGCTCTTGGCGTTTCTCGACTACATCATCGACCTGTTCGTCGCGAGCATCGACCCCGATGCGGACGACCCCGACGCGGAGCTTCGAGAGTTCGTTGAGTACGTTCTTCCCCCGGAAGACGGGCCAGATACGTGCGATACGATTCCTCCCGCAGTGCCGTTTCACGAGGATGCAGAACCGTTCCAACGAGTCATCTTCGAGCTTCGCACGCAGACTATCCACGACGAGGCGTACCGCGAGAAGTTCGGACGCATGGAGTCACACATGGTCGAGACCGTCACAGCGCTTATCAGGAGAGAGATGGATGCCGGGAACTACCGCGAGATGAATGCGGAAATCATGGCCGAGAACTTGATGGCGTTTCTCTTTCGGAGTCTCGACGTTCGAATCACAGGAACGAGACCCGAGTCGGCACACATGATGCGTGAATCAGTGTACTTCCTTCTCGACAACGTGATGCCGAAAGGAAGCCACCCAGAAGACGCGGCGAGAGAGCAACGCGACTTCGACGCCTGACACCCGGTTTCTGTCCGCTGCTTTCCTTCTCCGACACTCGTTCGCTCGTCCTGCTCGCTCGTTCTTGCTCGCTCATTCCCGCTCGCTCATTCTTGTTTGCTTACTCTCGCCCTTACTCTGGCCGTTCGACGAAGTCGACGATAGCCTGTGCTCCCTGAAACCCGTCTGCAAGTCGGTCGACGAGTGCTCCATCTTCGAACAGCAGTAGCGTCGGAACGCTCCGAATCGTGTACTGCTCGGCGACGGCCATGTCCGTCTGCGGGTTAATCATCGCAACGACCACGTCGGTCGCCTTTGCGACGTTCCCGAGGACAGGCT
It includes:
- a CDS encoding efflux RND transporter permease subunit; the protein is MIDYEVYVDRLGEYIVTNPGRVVALFFVLTLVFGAGLGNISTDAGTSQFTEDSPAQEALDDVNREFNPTFETSSGSTQLIQRDENVLSKPAMLDMLRLQERVLDRPGLRTTSASSVASTVAQTLDPSAETLDEQIDALESASPSEVRAAAKRATANPQVASLLSDDFNRESVSASSTIGVVSHEVPGLSSTAGTSGTSPMTGIQEEIQTMTSVADSDIRVFGSGIISSELGNVISDSLLLVVPAAVLLIFGFLVIAYRDPIDLLLGVISLLLAVIWTFGFMGLADIAFSQMLIAVPPLLLAVGIDFGLHAVNRYREERVKDISPVPSMRTTVKQLSIAFFIVTGTTVLGFLANVTSDLAPIRDFGLVAAVGILFTFLIFGVFLPAAKLYADQLREQYDVPKFGSTPLGNEGGLLARVLSVGVVIGRKAPRAFLVGILLTTVVAGAYGTGVDTTFSQEDFLPPEEQPAYLQDLPEPFKPGVYTVTKDLNYLEDNFETTQGDSVTIYAEGKLRRDSALEELYRAGTSPPDSFVTEDRRAESKSIITVIQSYAAQDPEFAALVARNDADGNGVPDDNLETIYDELLASPVSGQASSYITEDYRKTRVVYTVEADASQDDIVADGKHVAEELRMKGTATGSTVVFKDISDTIFMSAIESLTVALLATALFLILIYQLLEGQWTLGVVNLVPIVVSLALLAGSMRYLGIPLNALTATILSIAIGLGIDYSAHVVHRFADEYNDSNLNEALHMTVSGTGGALTGSMLTTTTGLGVLAIAITPVLGQFGVVTALSIFYSYLTALVVTPPTLVVWEQLTQQTESTPTAP
- a CDS encoding zinc ribbon domain-containing protein, translated to MSKRAMVRPLIAAVLGIPIMGFGHLFLRRWRRALLWMALAVSVGLLFVPESARELLITGGSVPPLMDVLPLLVVNLVSVVDAFLLGMKQVAESTRAEMLDEDIETVSCPQCGREVDPGLGFCHWCTTRLDEPIDD
- a CDS encoding TetR/AcrR family transcriptional regulator — encoded protein: MDDERIDTGRSETEQAIMDATLRALAEHGYADLSIKNIGTEFEKSTSLLYYHYENKDELLLAFLDYIIDLFVASIDPDADDPDAELREFVEYVLPPEDGPDTCDTIPPAVPFHEDAEPFQRVIFELRTQTIHDEAYREKFGRMESHMVETVTALIRREMDAGNYREMNAEIMAENLMAFLFRSLDVRITGTRPESAHMMRESVYFLLDNVMPKGSHPEDAAREQRDFDA
- a CDS encoding thioredoxin family protein, translating into MSSTDSASAPTKPVRIETVAELDALVDEHDRVLLDIYTKGCTLCQSIEPVLGNVAKATDVVVAMINPQTDMAVAEQYTIRSVPTLLLFEDGALVDRLADGFQGAQAIVDFVERPE